From one Pirellulales bacterium genomic stretch:
- a CDS encoding class I SAM-dependent methyltransferase, translating into MNSAQFQLHAQIEERHWWFVARRRILRDIVRQIAPSSGHREQIVVDIGCGTGANLAALAAEFRCVGVDTSAEAIELAKSRFCGITFLCGDAPSEVRPWLARADVVLLTDVLEHVLDDRGLLESIVDICAPGAKLVITVPAEMKLWSPHDTAFGHFRRYDAKTLARVWAGLPVKQRMLTHFNHRLYPAVKFARSLSRLRGRSFGSVDTDFRLPAQPVNRLLERIFAGESRHLLKALDADRPAYDRGVSLIAVLDCHNVVEPQLFDEPQPATPGIPAPTQPEMVEL; encoded by the coding sequence ATGAATTCGGCTCAGTTTCAACTGCATGCGCAAATCGAGGAGCGGCACTGGTGGTTTGTCGCTCGGCGGCGGATTTTGCGCGATATAGTGCGACAGATTGCCCCTTCCTCGGGCCACCGCGAGCAAATTGTCGTCGATATCGGTTGTGGCACTGGTGCCAATCTTGCGGCCCTAGCTGCGGAATTTCGCTGTGTCGGGGTCGATACTTCAGCCGAAGCCATTGAACTGGCGAAATCGCGCTTCTGCGGAATCACATTTCTGTGCGGCGATGCGCCGTCGGAAGTGCGGCCGTGGCTTGCGCGCGCCGACGTTGTTTTGTTAACGGATGTTCTTGAGCACGTTCTTGACGATCGGGGATTGCTGGAGTCGATCGTCGATATTTGCGCGCCTGGAGCGAAGCTCGTTATTACGGTTCCCGCCGAGATGAAGCTGTGGAGCCCGCACGATACAGCTTTCGGCCATTTTCGGCGTTATGATGCCAAGACACTGGCCCGCGTTTGGGCCGGTTTGCCGGTGAAACAGCGGATGTTGACGCACTTTAACCACCGCCTGTATCCTGCGGTGAAATTTGCTCGCTCACTAAGTCGTCTCCGCGGCCGCAGCTTTGGGTCGGTCGATACCGATTTCCGCTTGCCGGCGCAACCTGTCAACCGGTTGCTGGAGAGAATCTTCGCGGGAGAATCTCGGCATTTGCTGAAGGCGTTGGATGCAGATCGCCCAGCCTACGACCGCGGAGTGAGTCTAATCGCAGTCCTCGATTGCCACAATGTCGTCGAACCGCAACTGTTCGACGAGCCGCAGCCGGCCACGCCCGGAATTCCGGCACCTACTCAGCCGGAAATGGTGGAACTATAA